One Brassica napus cultivar Da-Ae chromosome A5, Da-Ae, whole genome shotgun sequence DNA window includes the following coding sequences:
- the LOC111215947 gene encoding protein GL2-INTERACTING REPRESSOR 2-like, with protein sequence MSRRNRSGPKLELKLNLSPPPSQGEQMSMVRSPSRSNTASPNSCVSSEPSQEEMETPISMVLVGCPRCLMYVMLSQDEPKCPKCKSTVLLDFFHENASVDTTAPAVTTKRNKSLITNI encoded by the coding sequence ATGagccggaggaacaggagcggtcCTAAGCTCGAGTTGAAGCTGAACCTTTCGCCACCTCCTTCTCAAGGCGAGCAGATGAGTATGGTTCGGTCTCCAAGCAGATCAAACACAGCTTCACCAAACTCATGCGTTTCCTCTGAACCGAGCCAGGAGGAGATGGAGACACCAATCTCAATGGTCCTCGTCGGTTGCCCTCGTTGCCTTATGTACGTTATGCTCTCTCAGGATGAGCCCAAGTGTCCCAAATGCAAAAGCACCGTCCTACTCGATTTCTTCCATGAAAACGCCTCAGTCGATACAACCGCTCCCGCCGTCACCACTAAACGCAACAAGAGCTTAATAACcaatatttaa
- the LOC111197796 gene encoding golgin subfamily A member 5-like, with the protein MPRQNQTVENLLLLGKIRKRGCSSPTSSTSSVLREGYRFKRAIVVGKRGGSTTPVPTWRLMGRSPSPAASPGYAPSQCGSKTGRGGAPAAPVSARKLAATLWEMNEMPSSPRGVEEVRKVRKERIAPLPPPPPRSRSVRSGSLPPHLSDPSHSPVSERMERSGTGSRQRRASSTVQKLRLGDHNVVARDRISNASFMDIETRSRAETPTGSTTVGVKTRLKDCSNALTTSKELLKIINRMWGQEDRPSSSMSLVSALHSELERARLQVNEVIREHRPENNDVTYLMKRFAEEKAAWKSHEQEVVEAAIESVAGELEVERKLRRRFEGLNKKLGKELSDTKAALMKAVKEIENEKRARVMVEKVCDELARDISEDKAEVEELKRESFKVKEEVEKEREMLQLADALREERVQMKLSEAKHQLEEKNAAVDKLRNQLQTYLKAKRCKEKTLEPPQTEEYLNHQHIGFGSYNIEDGEVEDENEEDSGGESDLHSIELNMENKSYKWPYGEDNNRVGRKSTPSKSLSLQRSISDCVDWVVQSEKLQKSGDGGLDWGRSVEVEPKGYLDETQAYKPSKASSKDHLLSGPRLSNFRGGSVSKSRLSDAAKSENQNARKSRW; encoded by the exons ATGCCGAGGCAGAACCAAACGGTGGAGAATCTCCTCCTCCTCGGGAAAATCAGGAAGCGCGGATGCTCCTCTCCGACGTCGTCGACTTCCTCCGTTCTCAGGGAAGGCTACCGTTTCAAGAGAGCGATTGTGGTTGGGAAAAGAGGAGGATCCACCACTCCTGTCCCCACGTGGAGGCTCATGGGCCGATCTCCTTCTCCGGCTGCTTCTCCGGGGTACGCGCCGTCGCAGTGCGGGAGCAAGACCGGGAGAGGAGGAGCACCTGCGGCTCCGGTGTCGGCGAGGAAGCTGGCTGCGACTCTGTGGGAGATGAACGAGATGCCTTCTTCGCCGAGAGGTGTGGAAGAGGTTAGAAAGGTTAGGAAGGAGAGAATCGCGCcgcttcctcctcctccgccgagGTCGAGGTCGGTTCGTTCTGGTTCTCTGCCGCCTCACCTCTCTGATCCTTCGCATAGTCCTGTCTCTGAG AGGATGGAAAGATCAGGGACTGGAAGTCGACAGAGAAGAGCATCCTCCACTGTGCAGAAGCTTAGGCTTGGAGATCATAATGTGGTGGCTAGGGATCGTATTAGCAACGCTAGCTTCATGGAT ATTGAGACAAGATCACGGGCGGAGACACCGACTGGATCAACAACTGTGGGAGTCAAAACACGGTTGAAGGACTGTAGTAACGCTCTCACAACATCAAAAGAGCTTCTCAAAATCATCAACAGAATGTGGGGTCAAGAAGACCGCCCATCTTCCAGCATGTCCCTCGTCTCAGCTCTCCACTCCGAGCTCGAAAGAGCTCGCCTACAGGTCAACGAGGTCATCCGCGAACACAGACCTGAAAACAACGACGTCACCTACCTGATGAAGCGTTTTGCCGAAGAGAAAGCAGCGTGGAAAAGCCACGAGCAAGAAGTCGTCGAGGCCGCGATAGAATCcgtcgccggcgagctcgagGTGGAGAGGAAGCTGAGGAGAAGGTTCGAGGGGTTGAACAAGAAGCTAGGCAAAGAACTATCCGACACAAAAGCAGCTCTGATGAAAGCGGTGAAGGAGATAGAGAACGAGAAGCGAGCGCGAGTGATGGTCGAGAAAGTCTGCGACGAGCTAGCGAGAGACATCAGCGAAGACAAAGCCGAAGTCGAGGAGCTGAAGAGAGAGTCTTTCAAAGTGAAAGAAGAAGTCGAGAAGGAAAGAGAGATGCTGCAACTAGCCGATGCCTTGCGGGAGGAGAGAGTGCAGATGAAACTCTCGGAGGCTAAGCACCAGCTCGAGGAGAAGAACGCAGCTGTTGATAAGCTGAGGAACCAGCTTCAAACCTACCTCAAAGCAAAGAGATGCAAAGAGAAGACCCTCGAACCGCCTCAGACTGAAGAGTACCTCAACCACCAGCACATTGGTTTCGGTTCGTATAACATAGAAGATGGAGAAGTGGAAGACGAAAACGAAGAAGATTCTGGGGGAGAAAGCGATCTTCACTCCATAGAACTGAACATGGAGAACAAAAGCTATAAGTGGCCTTATGGAGAAGATAACAACAGAGTAGGGAGAAAGTCAACGCCGAGTAAAAGCCTTTCTTTACAAAGAAGCATCTCGGATTGTGTTGATTGGGTTGTACAGAGCGAGAAGCTTCAGAAAAGCGGAGACGGAGGATTAGACTGGGGAAGATCTGTTGAGGTTGAGCCTAAAGGTTACTTGGATGAAACGCAAGCTTATAAACCAAGCAAGGCTTCTTCAAAAGATCATCTCCTCTCGGGTCCAAGACTAAGTAACTTCCGTGGTGGATCAGTTTCGAAGTCGCGGTTATCTGATGCAGCCAAAAGTGAAAACCAGAATGCTAGAAAATCGAGATGGTAA